The Aedes aegypti strain LVP_AGWG chromosome 3, AaegL5.0 Primary Assembly, whole genome shotgun sequence genome contains a region encoding:
- the LOC5571893 gene encoding microfibril-associated glycoprotein 4 — MAKLLVLLVLAILGAVANSASNERCSGFGYELLMAKLKFMEEKLLELQSNGGSKKEGKFRLHNRDLKERNLPQQIRSVLDLQTDTLYAAFMTSLRKLPSNTTKLWHAYLEGKLLKSCQQSRKKVSGRFWLSDHGFEVHCELAQYGGGWTVIQNRFDGSVNFSRGWDDYKEGFGDLDGEFWLGLDKIYQLTSTKKCELLVHLEDFDGLAKFAHYVRFAIGSEDDKYKLAKLGRYNGTAGNALVGHKGFSFSTADSEFVGAHCSRTEPSGWWYPRCYFCNLNGLYRNVKDVDAMTWYSFHSYYRGLRVSKMMIREI; from the exons ATGGCAAAGTTACTTGTTCTGCTAGTGTTAGCAATACTCGGTGCTGTGGCCAACAGTGCCAGTAATGAAAGATGTTCAGGATTCGGTTATGAACTTCTAATGGCAAAGTTGAAGTTCATGGAAGAGAA ATTACTTGAACTCCAATCCAATGGGGGATCGAAAAAGGAAGGAAAATTCCGGCTACACAATCGAGACCTCAAAGAACGGAATCTTCCGCAGCAAATCAG GAGCGTATTGGATCTGCAAACGGATACTTTGTACGCTGCCTTCATGACGAGCCTGCGGAAACTGCCATCCAACACTACCAAACTGTGGCATGCGTATTTGGAAGGAAAGCTCCTGAAGTCGTGCCAGCAGTCTAGAAAGAAAGTTTCAGGACGCTTTTGGTTGAGTGACCATGGATTCGAAGTCCACTGTGAACTAGCTCAGTACGGTGGTGGCTGGACTGTGATTCAGAACAGATTCGACGGATCGGTGAACTTCTCCAGGGGTTGGGACGACTACAAGGAAGGCTTTGGCGATCTGGACGGCGAGTTTTGGTTGGGACTGGATAAGATCTACCAACTGACCTCAACAAAGAAGTGCGAACTTTTGGTTCACCTGGAAGACTTTGATGGATTGGCTAAATTTGCTCACTACGTTCGGTTCGCCATCGGCAGTGAAGATGACAAATACAAGTTGGCTAAATTGGGTAGATACAATGGGACCGCCGGAAATGCCTTAGTTGGACATAAAGGATTTTCGTTCAGTACTGCTGACTCAGAGTTTGTTGGTGCGCATTGTTCTAGAACTGAACCATCTGGATGGTGGTATCCCAGATGCTATTTTTG caatttgaaTGGATTATACCGGAATGTGAAAGACGTAGATGCAATGACGTGGTATAGTTTCCATAGTTATTATCGTGGACTGCGTGTTTCAAAGATGATGATTCGAGAGATTTAA